The following are from one region of the Leptolyngbya iicbica LK genome:
- a CDS encoding GDYXXLXY domain-containing protein, translating to MMPPPSKSRWPQLGLWAIALPLLLQTLLIVAVPLQAAMATLMGTTVILRTVPVDPYDPFRGYYTTLRYDISQRGVLSTLDGWEAIQANLDPPDTPQLLRPGQSFYVVLADQTQVEAPSATIVGEPWTPIRVTRDRPRDLPPHQIALKGTYRGDRIVYGLERYYLPEAERLDLENRIREAQTGTEQPRFFVEVRIGPLGNAVPIALWLQGDRIEF from the coding sequence ATGATGCCCCCACCCTCCAAATCCCGCTGGCCTCAGTTGGGGCTATGGGCGATCGCCCTCCCGTTGTTGCTCCAAACACTCCTGATTGTGGCGGTGCCCTTGCAGGCGGCGATGGCGACCCTCATGGGTACGACGGTCATTTTGCGCACGGTCCCCGTGGACCCATACGATCCCTTTCGCGGCTATTACACGACCCTGCGATACGACATTTCGCAGCGGGGAGTCCTCAGCACCCTCGACGGTTGGGAAGCCATTCAAGCCAATTTAGACCCGCCAGACACCCCCCAACTGCTGCGTCCCGGCCAGTCATTTTACGTCGTCCTCGCCGATCAAACCCAGGTCGAGGCTCCCAGTGCCACCATCGTGGGAGAACCGTGGACGCCCATTCGCGTGACCCGCGATCGCCCGCGTGACCTCCCCCCCCATCAGATCGCACTCAAAGGCACCTATCGGGGCGATCGCATTGTCTACGGGCTGGAACGCTACTATCTACCCGAAGCTGAACGCCTGGATCTGGAAAATCGTATACGCGAAGCCCAAACTGGCACCGAACAACCGCGTTTTTTTGTCGAAGTGCGCATTGGTCCCCTCGGCAACGCCGTCCCGATCGCACTCTGGCTGCAGGGCGATCGTATTGAATTCTGA
- a CDS encoding DUF2157 domain-containing protein, whose product MQFSNRTGKLIAVGVVREGAVASDEFRRELQREAHKWRTSELISAEQYQQLAEQYEFATLETAARDRFIMILLGLGSILIGIGAITFVAANWQALSQTVKAGLLFIAMLMCDLSGFGLMNRVGPNDRWRRLGQALLLLGALLLGANLALMGQIVHTSSTRYELCTTWAIGVLAMAYGIRLPFLGMLALLILGVGYWSALWDMVWLQNSLLGVWTLQIMPLLVAALFIPLAYRCGSPLLFALSAIAINSSLMILILDVGRSLPYWIDALVLILPFALLWAYDDTLWLFLGQQLQRLPFLRPRRRASRQTAMEPPTSSRRTAAESDDERPFQPVARGLMLLSLSLIYWVLSFRDAWLASASRTFLESPLLWRNSGLVMLTLSLLAAWTVGAWIYLGWRQQRPWRLDSLSAIVLTFLGITAGLFWLTFAAGPLPIFATTVMNVLLAVLSLGMMREGLGAGTRAPFWWGLVMLTLQILSRVLEYETGLLVKSLVFVVCGVGFIVVGLWFEHYVRTLRVDTP is encoded by the coding sequence TTGCAGTTCTCAAATCGGACTGGCAAGCTGATAGCCGTTGGCGTGGTGAGAGAAGGTGCCGTGGCGTCAGATGAGTTTCGGCGTGAGCTCCAGCGAGAAGCCCACAAGTGGCGGACCAGCGAGCTCATCTCCGCAGAGCAATATCAGCAACTGGCTGAGCAATATGAGTTTGCGACCCTCGAAACCGCAGCTCGCGATCGCTTCATCATGATTTTGCTGGGGCTGGGCAGCATTTTGATCGGCATTGGGGCCATCACCTTTGTGGCGGCAAACTGGCAAGCCCTCTCGCAAACGGTCAAAGCAGGCTTGCTGTTTATTGCCATGCTGATGTGCGATCTCAGCGGCTTTGGCCTGATGAATCGGGTAGGCCCGAACGATCGCTGGCGACGGCTGGGGCAAGCCTTGTTGCTGCTGGGGGCGCTGCTGCTCGGTGCTAATCTGGCCCTGATGGGGCAAATCGTCCACACCAGCAGCACCCGCTATGAACTCTGTACGACCTGGGCGATCGGTGTCTTGGCCATGGCGTACGGCATACGGCTACCGTTTCTCGGCATGTTGGCCCTGCTGATTCTCGGGGTGGGCTATTGGAGCGCCCTCTGGGATATGGTGTGGCTACAAAATTCGCTGCTGGGGGTCTGGACGCTGCAAATCATGCCCCTGCTGGTGGCGGCACTCTTTATTCCCCTGGCCTATCGTTGTGGCTCGCCGCTCCTCTTTGCCCTGAGCGCGATCGCCATCAATTCATCACTGATGATTTTGATTTTAGACGTAGGGCGATCGCTGCCCTATTGGATTGATGCCCTGGTCCTCATCTTGCCGTTTGCCCTGCTGTGGGCCTATGACGATACGCTATGGCTCTTTTTGGGCCAACAATTACAGCGGCTGCCGTTCCTACGGCCAAGGCGAAGAGCGTCGCGACAGACCGCAATGGAGCCCCCTACATCCTCTCGCCGAACCGCAGCCGAGAGTGATGACGAACGCCCCTTTCAACCCGTAGCCAGGGGACTCATGCTCTTGAGCTTGAGCTTAATCTACTGGGTGCTCTCGTTTCGGGATGCCTGGTTAGCGTCGGCCAGTCGTACTTTCTTAGAATCGCCGCTGCTCTGGCGCAATTCGGGCCTGGTCATGCTGACCCTGAGCCTCCTGGCCGCATGGACGGTGGGCGCGTGGATTTACCTGGGCTGGCGACAGCAGCGCCCCTGGCGACTGGATAGCCTGAGTGCCATTGTCCTCACCTTTTTAGGCATCACCGCAGGATTGTTTTGGCTCACGTTTGCCGCCGGACCCCTGCCAATTTTTGCTACCACCGTCATGAATGTGCTGTTGGCGGTGCTATCGCTGGGCATGATGCGTGAAGGGCTCGGTGCCGGTACGCGAGCACCGTTTTGGTGGGGCTTGGTGATGCTCACCCTGCAGATTTTGAGCCGCGTCTTAGAATACGAAACAGGATTATTGGTGAAATCGCTGGTGTTTGTAGTCTGTGGCGTAGGCTTCATTGTGGTAGGGCTGTGGTTTGAGCATTATGTCCGGACGTTGCGGGTCGATACGCCATGA
- a CDS encoding class I SAM-dependent methyltransferase, protein MTATSPQKPAWAGDDFLSQVVNRLIQTKPLYALMKRQARQVLIKTAEKNGIPWRQTCAEYEAAGVADRIDQVQNPQVTYPDYYQVPFHAYEAGNLCWQAAFEAESATYSMALRVWPDETLTPQAAQDRLRHSFHQVLAEYLPQPVQDALDMGCSVGISTLTLHRWLQQRSPTVRTIGLDLSPHMLTVAQARDIQHEITQWLHVAAEDTGLPSHSFDLISLQFVTHELPRTAARAIFQEAWRLLRPGGTLAIADNNPKSPVIQNLPPVIFTLMKSTEPWSDDYYTFDIEAALADLGYERVVTHETDPRHRAILAQKPAS, encoded by the coding sequence ATGACCGCAACGAGTCCCCAAAAACCGGCCTGGGCTGGTGATGACTTTCTTTCCCAGGTGGTGAATCGGCTAATTCAGACCAAACCCCTGTATGCGCTGATGAAGCGACAGGCGCGGCAGGTGTTGATCAAAACGGCGGAAAAAAACGGCATTCCCTGGCGGCAAACCTGCGCTGAGTACGAAGCTGCGGGGGTCGCCGATCGCATTGATCAGGTCCAGAATCCTCAGGTCACCTACCCCGACTATTATCAAGTGCCGTTTCATGCCTATGAGGCGGGCAATTTGTGTTGGCAGGCCGCGTTTGAAGCGGAATCCGCCACCTACTCGATGGCGCTGCGGGTCTGGCCCGACGAAACGCTTACCCCCCAAGCGGCTCAAGATCGGCTGCGACACAGCTTTCACCAGGTCTTAGCGGAGTATCTCCCCCAGCCCGTGCAGGATGCGTTGGATATGGGCTGTTCGGTGGGCATTTCTACCCTGACGCTGCACCGTTGGCTGCAGCAGCGATCGCCCACCGTCCGCACGATCGGCCTGGATTTGTCGCCCCATATGCTGACGGTCGCCCAGGCCCGCGATATCCAGCACGAGATTACGCAATGGCTCCACGTCGCCGCCGAAGATACGGGGCTGCCGTCCCACTCCTTTGATCTGATCTCCCTGCAGTTTGTCACCCACGAACTGCCCCGGACGGCGGCTCGCGCCATTTTTCAAGAAGCGTGGCGGCTGCTGCGGCCCGGCGGCACGTTGGCGATCGCTGACAACAACCCCAAATCACCCGTCATCCAGAATCTACCGCCCGTCATTTTTACGCTGATGAAAAGCACGGAACCCTGGAGCGACGACTACTATACCTTCGACATCGAAGCGGCGTTGGCCGACCTGGGATACGAGCGAGTCGTGACCCACGAAACGGATCCTCGCCATCGCGCCATCTTGGCTCAAAAGCCTGCTTCATAA
- a CDS encoding transglutaminase TgpA family protein: protein MTPTPTSLRQTWQQRWRDRTTASETVEDSILLRTLVQILVSVGIASVSVAAAGVTQASYFNLVAIPLGALGGYWSWKARYRSNVTVKFLIAFGMLMALGIFLAGLVGRESDTRIQLAELLIHLQVLHSFDMPRRKDLGYSIVIGLILLGVAATVSQSFTFAPLLILFLALILPVLILDYQSRLHLLALPTGTNLRATLKPKRLIWLTLLTLGLGLTIFAALPRLPGYQIRNFPLSGTIDFQGEFSGDEIFNPGYSSGSQMASELDGTNGDSSQIQGNSPTDGPGELDDTSYYGFSDRMNQNLRGTMTPQVVMRVRSQSPGFWRVLSFDYYTGQGWELSRPDEIELFQRSSVSFRTRLPAAANQVVRYNTEGREREVVQSYTVVNNLPNLIPALYQAEDLYFPTREVAIDAEGALRSPIPLSPGITYTVVSDVPYRDRTQLRAASRNYEDEIRQIYLQVPPEIRDRVRQHTEALLAQSPNPLTDPYEQALYLAQTLKQNYTIQTELPFFAEDEDLVETFLFTYEGGYPDHFSTVLTVMLRSIGIPARLVTGFGTGNFNPFTGYYVVSNTDAYAMTEVFFPGYGWFGFDPIPGHELIPPSIKDSQTFSVLRQFWNWVAGWLPSPVTGWLTGVVTWLFTLFSRLVRFFSEGLVGFLAALLALTGLFFLSWLLWKGWQSWRQHHRLRQLSPMERLYQQMLTWLATQGHPKRPSQTPLEYAQALAQTPQFTQGEQVMTIVQAYLRWRYGHLPVDTQTLQQQLRTLKKS from the coding sequence ATGACTCCCACGCCGACCTCCCTGCGACAAACCTGGCAACAACGCTGGCGCGATCGCACCACCGCCTCAGAAACCGTCGAAGACTCGATTCTGCTGCGGACTTTGGTGCAAATCCTCGTCAGTGTGGGCATTGCCTCCGTCTCCGTTGCCGCCGCTGGCGTCACCCAAGCGTCCTACTTCAACCTCGTGGCTATTCCCCTCGGGGCGCTGGGCGGCTATTGGAGTTGGAAAGCGCGATACCGCAGCAACGTCACGGTCAAATTTTTGATTGCCTTTGGCATGTTGATGGCGCTGGGGATTTTTTTGGCGGGGCTGGTCGGCCGCGAAAGCGACACCCGCATCCAACTAGCAGAGTTGTTAATTCACCTGCAGGTATTGCACAGCTTTGACATGCCCCGACGCAAAGACCTGGGCTACTCCATTGTGATCGGGTTGATTTTGCTTGGCGTGGCGGCCACGGTGAGTCAGTCGTTTACCTTTGCGCCGCTGCTAATCCTATTTCTGGCGCTGATTCTCCCCGTGCTGATTCTGGACTATCAGTCACGGTTGCACTTGCTGGCATTGCCAACGGGGACAAACCTACGCGCCACCCTCAAACCCAAACGGTTGATCTGGCTAACGCTATTGACCCTCGGTTTAGGCTTAACCATCTTTGCGGCCTTGCCTCGCCTGCCAGGTTATCAGATTCGCAATTTTCCCCTCAGCGGCACCATCGACTTTCAAGGTGAGTTTAGCGGCGATGAGATCTTCAACCCCGGCTATTCGTCTGGCAGTCAAATGGCGTCTGAGTTAGACGGGACCAATGGTGATAGCTCGCAAATTCAGGGCAACAGCCCTACAGACGGCCCGGGAGAACTTGATGACACTAGCTATTACGGTTTTAGCGATCGCATGAACCAAAACCTACGCGGCACCATGACCCCACAAGTCGTGATGCGGGTGCGATCGCAATCACCGGGCTTCTGGCGGGTGCTGTCTTTTGACTACTACACCGGGCAAGGGTGGGAATTATCTCGGCCCGACGAGATCGAACTCTTTCAGCGCTCTAGTGTGTCTTTTCGCACTCGGTTGCCGGCAGCGGCGAATCAAGTGGTGCGTTACAACACCGAGGGGCGTGAGCGCGAGGTCGTACAAAGCTACACCGTGGTGAATAATTTGCCGAACTTGATTCCGGCACTGTATCAAGCAGAGGATCTATACTTTCCCACCCGTGAGGTGGCGATCGATGCTGAGGGAGCGCTGCGATCGCCCATCCCGCTATCACCGGGTATCACCTACACTGTTGTCTCGGATGTGCCGTATCGCGATCGCACGCAACTGCGGGCCGCCTCGCGCAACTATGAAGATGAAATCCGGCAAATATACTTGCAAGTGCCGCCAGAGATTCGCGATCGGGTGCGGCAGCACACCGAAGCCCTACTCGCCCAATCCCCCAATCCCCTCACCGATCCCTACGAACAGGCGCTGTATCTTGCCCAGACTCTCAAACAAAACTACACCATCCAAACTGAGCTGCCGTTCTTTGCTGAAGACGAAGACTTAGTGGAAACGTTCTTATTCACCTACGAAGGCGGCTATCCCGACCACTTCTCTACCGTGCTGACCGTCATGTTGCGAAGCATTGGCATTCCGGCCCGACTAGTCACCGGATTCGGCACGGGTAACTTTAACCCCTTCACGGGTTACTACGTCGTTAGCAACACCGATGCCTATGCCATGACCGAAGTCTTTTTCCCCGGCTATGGCTGGTTTGGCTTCGACCCGATTCCGGGGCATGAGCTCATCCCCCCCTCCATCAAAGACAGTCAGACCTTCTCGGTGCTGCGGCAGTTTTGGAACTGGGTCGCGGGATGGTTACCCTCTCCAGTGACGGGTTGGTTAACGGGGGTCGTGACCTGGCTGTTTACGCTCTTTTCCCGGCTGGTCCGCTTTTTTAGTGAAGGGCTGGTGGGCTTTTTAGCGGCCCTGCTGGCGCTGACGGGACTCTTTTTCCTGAGTTGGCTGCTGTGGAAGGGATGGCAAAGCTGGCGACAACACCACCGCCTGCGTCAACTCTCTCCGATGGAGCGGCTCTATCAGCAAATGCTGACGTGGCTAGCGACCCAAGGTCACCCCAAACGGCCTTCCCAAACCCCGTTGGAATATGCCCAGGCCCTGGCACAAACCCCACAGTTCACCCAAGGCGAACAAGTGATGACAATTGTCCAGGCCTATCTACGCTGGCGTTATGGCCATTTGCCGGTGGATACTCAAACGCTCCAGCAACAGCTGCGTACCTTGAAAAAATCCTGA